The Candidatus Aenigmatarchaeota archaeon DNA window GGGAGAGATTCTCAGGGACGGGCTTTCCGGAACTTGTGAAAAAGACAATGCTTGCCTGCGGGGCTGGGGCAATTGGGTTTGGGCTTGGCTATCTATATGGCCTGCCTTTCGGTCGCGCCATTGAGGGTGGGTTGATGGGCAGCTTCTGTTTGGGCTTGACATACCTCACGGATTAGGAGAATTCTGGAGCGTTTTTAAAAAATTAGTTCTGTAAATAACTATATAATTGTGATAACTATGTTTGAGAAAGAAAGTGATGTTGCAATCCTATTTGATGTAGAGGGACCAATCCTGGAGGACAAAAAAACATTCCTGACCGAATACGGCTACCTGAATCTGGCAAAGGCCTCGCCGATTCACCGTCCTAAATGGGCAATTGGAGGGGCTGTTCTGGAAGCAATAATCCGGATTGCGCCAAGAGTTCTTCCCAACAATTACGAAAAGCCCTTGCTTGAGGCATACGGGTATGTTCTCAAACATTTCCGGCCAAGTGAAGCTGACGCCAAAGCTCTGGCAAAAGATTATGCAAAAAGACCCGTTGAAGGAAGTGCGGAGTTTTTACGGCAAACAACTGCGGATACTTACTTGATCAGCACGGGATACCCCAGAAATGCCCTTGAAAGCTTGTATGAGGAGCAAGGCCTGGAGGGAAAGTTTGCCGGAGTTGCGGCAAACACTTTCCTGATAGAAGCGGGAAAAATCATCGGCTGGGACGAGGAAACATGCACCCTTCTTGACAGGTATGGGGCGCCAATAGGCGTTCCAAGCAAGGGCCTTCTGGCGGATTCTGATGGAAAAAGAAATGAAGCTCAAAAAGTAAGAGACATTGGCTATAGCACAATAATTGCTATTGGAAACGGGCGGGCAGACAAAGGGATGATAGAACTTGCAGACATAGGGCTGACATACGAAAATGCCGACCCCGCACTAAAAAAATATGTAATGGCTGAATTCGGTCCCCAAAATATTCTTCCAAGACCCGAAGATATATTTCCCCAACTCAGTGATTTCGAGAAACATGGGTATTCAAAAGAGATTCTTGGACCCTATTTCAGAAATCACCCAAAAAATGACAAAGATGAATCAGCGTCTGCAGACCGTGGCTAACTTTTTGCTTTAGCGACCCCAGAAACAATATTCAGCTTATTCAAAGCAGTGCAGCTATTGCCTTCCCAAATTCCCTCGCGGCTTTTGGGCCGTTAGCGGTCACAATTTTTCTGTCAACTTCCACGGGCTTTCCCGTGTACATCGCGCGGCTGTCTTTTAGCACTGCCAGGTTGCTTTCATCCTCCCAAACGGTTGCTTTTTTGCCGTCCATAATGCCGGTTTTCGCAAATAGCACTGGGGCAATGCAGATTGCGGCAATAACCTTGCCTGAGTCATAAGCGGCCTGGACCATTTTCTGGGCGTTTTCGTCGTGAAAGTAAATCTGGGCGCCTGAGCCGCCGACAAAGATAAGCGCGTCGTAGTCCTCTATTTTTGCGTCGTCCAGCGCTATATCTGCTTTTGCAGTTCCCCCAAGCATCCCTATTTTGTTCCCGGGAACTGTCGAGGCAATTGTTACCTCAATGCCTGCATTTTCAAGCTCTTCCTTGGTTTCAAAGCATTCCTCGTCCCTGAAGTTTATGGGAGCAATTACCATAAGCGCCTTTTTTCCCTTACTGGGGGCGGGTGCTTCTTCCTGTGTGGCTGAAGCGGATTTTTTCCTGAAGAGTCGGCCAAATAATCCTTTTTGCATAACTTATGAAGTGAGACTACTAATAATGATGGCTACGTTTGCTGAACAAGGGCGTTATACGCCAGGGCTCAGGTGTTCATAAATTAAAAACTTTGCTATATTATGGCAAAACTCAGACCGGCAAGGTGTTATCGGGTTAAGAAGAGGTCATGGACAAGGCAGTCCAAAAAGAGGCCTAAAAAGGGTTATGTAAGGGGTGTACCCGCTCTTAAGCTCAAGAGGTTCAGGACTGGCCAGAGGCTGACTTATGACCATGTTTTCAGGATTGTGTCCGACTCTGACATTCAGGTAAGAGATGCTGCCCTTGAGTCTGCAAGGATTGCTATGTCAAACTACCTTCAAAAGAACATCAAGCAGGAGTTTTACCTGGTTCTCAGAAAATACCCGTTTCAGGTCTTAAGGGAGCACAAGCAGGCAGCAGTAGCTGGCGCTGACCGTTTCTTCTCTGGTATGAGGAGGGCATTTGGAAAGCCGTGCGGAAGCGCAGTTATGCTAAAGCCGGGTGAGGTCTTGTTTGAGCTCAGGACAAACAAGAAGAACGGAACGGTCGTAAAGGAGGCGTTCAGGAGGGCGAAGGCAAAGATGCCTGGAGAATACTCCCTTGTCGCAGAGGAGTTGACTCTTGAAATGGTTAAGGATTAGGCGGATTTAAACTGTGATGCAGTTACTTTATGGTAAAAACTATCTCTGAAACTCCAGCTGAGCAGGACTTGTCTGTAGGTTTTTTCATGAGTGAGGGGTATCTGGAGCGGGCTTCTTACCTATACGCTCCAGATTATGTGCATGCCAGAGAAATGATTCTGCCGGGCAATATGGTGCTTGACGCAGGGTGCGGGGCTGGCACTGGTTTGCCAATTCTTTCCTGGGCGGCGGGAAAAGAAGGCCGGGTGATTGGGGTGGACCCCTGCCCGAAGTTCATAGAGGTTGCTAGAAACCAGGTGGGGGAAATTGGGCTTAACAATGTAGAGCTTTATGTTGCTGATGCCAGAGACCTTGGCGAAGAAAAGTCGGGCAAGTATGACGCAATAACCTGCTGCAATGTTCTTTATGCCTTGCCTAGAGAAGAGGCAGACAGAATGCTTCTTGAGTTGAACCGTGTTTGCAAGCCAGGAGGGCAGATTTTCGTGTCTGCTCTTGGGACGGGTTTTCGCGATTATCTCCTCACCAACCCAAAATTTGGGCCTAAAGGTGTTACTCAGGAAAAACTGGACTATCTTCTGGCACAGACTTCATTTTACACCGAAAGTGAGATAGACGCTGCGCTTAAAACCGCGGGTTTTGAGATTGACAAAAGAGACACAATTGAGTTAAGTGCAGCATATCCGGGCCTAGCCCAGGGTATGTTTCTCTGTGGCGAAGTTCCAGCATATCGCCATGAGGTTTTTGCAAGGAAACTTTAAGGAGTTTCATTGATCAGAACCAATCAGTTATGCCTGCTATATGGAGTTAATTTTGTATAGTTCTTCCTTGAATTTCTGGAATCCCACCCGGTCAGCTCCTATTGCTTCAGCTATTGCCTTCTTTTTGAAATCATCCTCCAGGAGTTGCAGATAGTTAAAATAGGGTATGCTGATGGATGTAGCGTGCATTTTCTTCTCTTCAGGCGCCCCCACCTCTTCTATGGTCTCTTTATATATCCTCCCGCCGGGCCCTGTCAGGTTCAAGGTTATTTTTACATGCTTGCCTAGATAATTGCTTAAGCTGTCTTCGTAAAGAATCATGGGCACCTTTTCCCCAGAGTCAAAGATAATATACTTCACTGAGTTTGGGTCACAATCACCACACTCCATCATCAGTATGCTTCCTTCATAAGTTTCGGGGTAATTTTTCGAGGATTCAGAATTTTCAAGGGCCTTTAGCCGGGAATATGCAATCTCCAGGTATTTCTTAAGAATGTCCTCATCTCCAAGGTATTTTCCCTTAAGAAAGTTGTGGATTACTCCCTCACTTTTAGATTCCTTTTCCAATATGGCCTCTATGCCCTTACCTACGGATTCTGGCATTTAATTCACCCAAATATAAGTACATATTCTACTATTTAAAGGTTTTTTAGTGCGGATATTCTATCGGCCATATACCTCCAGTTTTGCCGAAACCAACCACTCCTTTCCCTTAATCTTCTCAGGAATTCTCCTCAGGGTTGACTTTCTGCCTTCAACGAAGTATGACTGAACAAAACATTTGCCTTTTGAGTCAAGGCCAATTTCATCCAGCCGGTATATTCTGGCGCCTATAGCATCTTCCACTTCCTTTTCGTTAAGCAGCCGGGAAGACGTCAGGACAATACGGCTCCTGTAATTTCCAATTCCGCGGCTTTCAAGAAAACGGTCATAAAAGACAACCGTCCAGACAAAAGTGTATGCAAGGAGGGCAAGAGTGTAATAACCAAGCCCCATGAACATTCCAAAAATTGCCATTATCCAGATGCCTGCGGCAGTCGTGGCACCTGTAATTCTGTCGCCTGCCTTTACCATTGCCCCTGCACCAAGAAAACCAATTCCGGTGATTATTGCGCCTAAAAGCGTGAAAGGGTTGTCTGAAGGAACTAAAGTTGATAGAATTGCAAGGCCGCAGGAGCCGGCGGCGACAAAGGTAAAAGTGCCAAATCCGATGGGCTTGTGCGAAGTCTGACGCTCGAGCCCAAAGGCAAAAGACAGGAGGAAGGTAAGAATGAAACGCCACAGGACTACCAGGGTTTCCATAAATTAATGAAAATATAGAAAAACTATCCGCAGATTATGAACTTCATCAGGAGTTTTTTGCCAGGTCTTAGCCTTTTTTCTTCGGTTTTACTGCCTCCAATAATCCTATCATAGAACCCATACACTAGGTTAATACCCTGAGTTGGAAGTTGACTCGCCTCGTCATAGAAACCTTTAACCGGACTAATAAAATATTTGTTGAGTATTCCAGGTCCGCTGTTTCTATTTATAGCTTTGTAAGTGGTTTCCCCCTCCCGATGCCACCCATCAAATGACTGGTCATAAACAAGACCAATCGCCCTTGCATTATGAATGGGGTTAAATGTTTCATTCAGAATGCTGCCTCCTCTACGTACCCCTCCTAGAATTTTCTCTTTCATATATAAACAAACATAAATACCTTTATATACAACATAATTTAAAGTTAGTCATTTGCCTGTAAAATATCAAGAAAATATATAGTTTTCTGGCTTAGCCAATTATGCAAAAAATATGAAAGAAATCATCAAATTCCCGGATTTCGAGAAGCTTGACATAAGAATCGGCAAAATCCTTACTGCAGAGAAGGTTGAAGGCGCAGACAAGCTCCTTAAGCTGGAGGTGGACTTTGCCTCTGAAAAAAGGCAGATTGTGGCCGGACTTGCCCCATATTTTAAGCCAGAAGAGCTTGTAGGAAAAGAGTGCCCGTTTTTGGTCAATCTTGAGCCAAGGAAGCTCCGGGGACTCGAAAGCGAGGGCATGATTCTGGTTGCTGGAATGCAGTCGCCCACCCTTCTTACTCCTGAAAAGGAGGTTGAAGTCGGGGCCGTTGTGGGGTGAATAAAATGGCTGAAGAACAAGGGCTTTGCGGATTGGCTGAACCGGAAGGGCAAGAGTTTTGGGAATTGCCCTGCTACCAGGTGCTGGGTCATTCTGGCGCTAGACAAGTTCTTGAAAAGATGTATGATTTGGGAAAAGCGGTTTCTTTGCCAGAACTGGATAGATGCTTAGATGGCACTAATGTAAGTAAGGTCTGGATGGCAAACCAGTCAAATATAGGTAATATTGAGATTTCTGGTGAGCGTGGACATAAAAGGTACGAACTCACCCCTCAAATAAGGCATGGAATAAAATATTTGAGGCAAAATCCGGGGGCATTTCCTGAATCCTGAATTTCTATTTCTTAGAATTTGTATGAAATAAACTACATATAGATAGCAACAATTATAGTAATGGTTGCAGAAAAAGCTGGACTTGGTGGGGAAAGTATCATTAAAAAGGCCTATGATGGCACCTATGGTGCGATGGTCGAGGATTTTAAGAGCTATTCGGGGCTTTTCCCTGGGCCTGATGCAGGAAAGTTTACTCTTGGCGCGGCATCTCTCTACGGATATGACGCTTTTGTCCGTGACAGCATGTTGCCGGTTATAGCGCCCATCCATGAGTTGATGCATGCCTTGACGGTTGAAGCTACAGGTGGCGATGTAAATTATATTGCTCTTGAGCCAGGCCTTGGCGCGGAATACTGGAAAGAGCTCTATGCTCCCTTCACGGAAAGCTCAAATCTGGAGGGCTGTAATGGGCTTACTGGGTGGGACGCTACCTATTATCCAGACCTCTCACCGGGGCTCAATGAGCTTGCGAATTTGGGTCAGGAAGGCCTTGTTTCCGTTGCGCCATATCTTGCGGCAACTACGTTAGGCATATATCTCCTTCAGGAAGGAAAGAGCCGTAAGTCCCTGCCAATCGGCTTTTTGGGCGGAGCCCTGTTAACAGAGAATATTGGTGGCATGGCATCCAGAACCTCAGATTACCGCCAATTTGGAGAGCACCTGTATAGCATCGTTCTTGACAAATTGGATGCATTGGCAGACGGTATCGGGCTTGGAGACATTCCGATTGACGTTCCCGACACGACGGCCTTGGGTGGCATTGTGTTTGGCTTGGCAGTGCTGGGTTTAGTCTATGGGGTTTCGAGAAAGGGAGTGAATTTTACAAGGAAGATTGCTGCGTCCTACAAGTCTCGAAAAGACGCAGATGCTTCACTTGTACCCGAAAAGCAGGAAGCCGGTGTGAATTAGCCCTGTGTGGATTGGGTGGGTTGAAATCCCGACTTTCCATTCCCGAACCTCGCAGTCAATCACTGTTATCCGGTAGCCGAGCTTTGTAAATTCCTCATGGGCGTCCTTTATCTGTTCTATATTGGGGGAATATACAACAAAAACGCCGCCGGGCTTCAGCACTTTGTCAAGCTTTTTTACGAGGCGGGCGGGCTTTCTAAGGTCGAGCGTTATCAGGTCAAACTCTCCCTTTACTCTCGCTTTTGCAATGTCCTTGTTTATGATTTCAATATTTTCAAGCCCAGACCTTTTGATGTTTTTGCTTGCCAGGTTAAAAAAGTCCTCCTTTATCTCGTAAGTCGTCACTTTTCCGGGCTGGACGATGTTTCCAAGGAATATTGCAAGAAATCCCGAGCCGCTTCCGGCATCCAGAACCTTCCAGCCAGGGCTTGCCCCCGAGTAGGCAGCAATCATCCCAGCGTCTTTTTTTAAGATTACCTGAGGTCCTCTCATGGCCTTTTTCTCGAAGAAGTCTGGCTCCATAATTAATCTGCGATTTTTATTTTTTGGATTCTTCTAGCATGTGGAATATTTCAAGACCTGTACGCCGGCATTTGGGCACACAGTCGCCCATGAAGCGAGTCTTAAGTTCATAGGTAAGGCCTCGAAAGCTTGTGCCAATTTCAGGATGGGTTCCACACATACCTTGAAAATCCGTATAAATCTGATAGTCTGGCTTCCTTTTTAGTTCTTCCAGAACATTTTGCCTAATGTCTTTTGTTATACTAGGAAGGTCAGCGGGCATCTCATTGTTAAGTTGGTTATAAACAATGAGCCCTGAAGCTAGCTGATAGGGTCCAAAGAGGGAGTCTGAGTTGAAGGTGATGGCAAGATGGTTTCCAAGAAGAACGTCTTTTTTAAGAATCCTGCCTACTTCCTCTTCAGGAGCCCCCAGGCCTAATACATTGTAAATCTGCCTTCTAATTTCCTGACTGTTTGAATCATATGTGCCTACCATAAAGTGACTACTCTATAATTTTAAAGGTTGCTTGTCCCCAAGTATCTTATTATGGTTGATTCGGAGTTTGTCGATGTTGTAAACGAAAAGGATGAAGTAATCGGGAAAATCCCCTGGAGGGAGGCAGACAAGCCCAGTAAAGAGAGAATAACCCGGGCGGCTGTAGTTCTTGTCTTCAACCCGAAAGGAGAACTGTTCCTGCAAAAGCGCTCAAGGAATAAAATCCACTATCCTCTTCACTGGACAGATTCTGTCAGTGGCTGGGTAGACTCAGGTGAAACCTACCTGGAAGCGGCTCTAAGGGAGATGGAAGAGGAGATTGGGCTCAAAAGGGAGCCGGAGGACCTGGAACTTCTGTTCAAAATAATGGTCGAAACGGGCAAAAGGGAATTTGTCTGCGTTTATCGGCTGGTTACTTATGATCCCTTGAAGCTTAACAGGGCTGAAATAGAGGAAGGGCGGTTCTTTAAGATAGGGGAAATTCAGCAGATGATTGATGCAGGCGAAAAAATCAGCCCGTTTTTCCTCGAAATCTTTAAAAAGTGCCTCCAGAAACAAATATAAGGATTTCCGGGCAGATTTCATAATGGCAAGTGACAATATAAGTAGGATGTTGACAAACAGCGTTTCTCTCCCAGTTATCCCCCAGAGAGTATATCTGGGTGACGGACAGGAGGCACTGGCAAGGTTTCCTGTAGGAGCGAAGGTTTGCCCTGAAGAAACATATAGACGCGAAAAGGGACTTTGTAAAGGCCCTTACACCATAGAAGGTCTCGTGTTTGACGGCACTAGGAACCTGGAGCCCAATTACCATGTTGTCAGTGGGGGGACCTCCACCTGGATTCCCCAAGGCAAACTAGACCTTTGCTCCAGCAGAAAGTGGTAATCTTCTTTATTTTTGCGAATTTTTATCTCTCTATCTGTGAAACCTATCCTTGTACCAGTCTAGAATCACTGCATTCTGAATCCAGGTGTTCGGGATGTCGACGAGAAGGCCGATTATTATGACTATTGCAAGCTGGCCGAAAATCGAGGATGCCCCGGCAACAAAAATCACTGTTGAAAGCGCAACTGTTGAAACCGCGGTCATTGTAAGCCCTGTCTTCAGGGCACTTTTATAGTTCTGTGAGAAGTTCCCCCTTTCCTTGAGCGTCCGGGTGGTAAGAAGTATGTCAGTGTCAACAGAGTAGCCAAGAAGCATAAGAAGGGCCGTGAAGGTTGCCATATTCATCTGGATTCCTGCAAGGTTCATTATAAAGCATGTTATTACGAGGTCTGAAAAAGCTGCAAGGACCACTGCAATTGAAGGTATGGGGTTTCTGAACAAGAGAAAGATTATTGCAGCCATTGCAAGGAAGGCGAAAACAAGGCCTTTTATTATCTCGGTAATTACCGAAGCGCTGATTTTTGGGTCAATCCTGCTGACATCATAGTCCCTGATAGTTGCAGTGTTGTTTACGGTTTCTATAAGTGGATCCAGGTCGGCTTCGGCGGCTTCAATAGACAGTTGGGTTCCGATTGCCGTTGTGACTGGGTACGCCACGACATTTTCCTTCCTGAGATTGTCGGCAATCTGGGCAACCTGGCTGAAGCTGGCGTCTTCAAATGTAACTGTTATGAGGTTTCCTCCCCGAAGCTCTACGCCCTTATCCAGAAAAAAGCCCGTAGTCATCTGCTTGTTTACAAGGAAGGCAAGGGCAATCACAAGCAACGCCAGAGTCAAGATTATTAGCCGTCTGTCCATAAATTAGGAAATAAAGATATTTTAAGAGGATTATCTTTTGAAAAGCTCTGGGCTGTTTATTCGGTGCCAGTCAAGTGCCCTTTTTGAGGCAATTTCTGAAAAAAGGGAAGCAATTTTGTAGGCAGACTGGTTAGACACACCATTCAGTATGTTGTGATGGCTGTCCCTTACTCTGCTTTCTCTTTTTGGAAGAGGGACGGAGTCAAATTTTCCGAGCTGCATTTGCATAATGGGGTGCATGAAGGCATAATTGATATCTACTTTTGCCAGAAAAAGAATGTTTTTGAAAGCGTCCCACTCTAATTGAGGGAAGTCCTTAATGAGAGGGTTGTCTTTATAGGGTTTTCCTGATTCTATTGCCTCATGAACCGTTAAATTTGCAGACTTATCATAAAACGCACTCTCAACAAAGAAGCCATCAGGTTCAATTATCTCATCATATTCTATTTTGTCATAACCTCCCGAGCCCACTTTTTCCACAAAAACCGGCCAGGACCTATTAAGCATATCTTCTCCATAACCGAGCAGTCTTTGAGCTATAGCTAAAGCTTCCCCCTCCCCCGTGCAGGAAAGATTTGAAAGATATTCTTGTTGCGTTAACATATAGGGCCCCTTGTCTGCCCGGTATTTTTTTGTATCTGTGATTTTCAAGCCCATTGCCTCTTCAGCCCACCCTATCATAAAAACTACTTAAAGGTATTTAAAATGATAACGGTGATTAGAATCTGCCAATTAATAAAGTCTTTCGGACACTTTTTATGTATCTTTTTGTGGACACGGAAACTACTGGCCTTTGCCGGTTTGGGCACTGGCCGCACATGGTCCAGATTGCATGGCTCATCTATGACGAGGACGGCGAGGAAGTCGCTTTCCAAAGCCACATTATAAAGCCAAATGGGTTCAAGATTCCTAAAGCCGCCGAGGCGATTCACGGCATATCGACTGAAAGGGCGCTTAAGGAGGGAATCCCCCTAAGAGAAGCGCTAAGGAAATTCAGCCACATCTCCGAAAGGCAGAAGATAATTATCGGGCATAACCTGTGCTTTGACCTTGGCGTGATAAGGGCCGAGTGCAGGCGTCTGAATATTCCTTCAAACCTGCCGGGCAGTGAAGTCTGCACAATGAAGGCAAAGCCAATAGTCAATTATTGCAAGCTTCCAAAGGAAAATGGAAAGGGATACAAGTGGCCGAAGCTTTGCGAGCTTCATAAGCACCTCTTTGGCCATGTTTTCGAGGAGGCGCATGACGCCCTTGTGGATGCCGAGGCATGCGCAAGGTGCTTTTTCCGGCTTAAGGAACTTGGAGTAATGGCGCCCTAGACAGCCCAAGTTTTTCAAGGTCAGCTGCAAAAAGGTCAAGCATATCCGAACACTGTGTATCACTTGCCCCCCTACTTACCCTCTTGTATAAGGGATCCTCTCTAAGTTCTTCTTCAGATATTCTCCTTGACATATGGGGAGTTTTGTACCTCTCCGGGGAAATGGATTGCATGAAAAGCGCAAGGGGAACTATGCTATACATGATGGGAAACAAGGGAGACTTTCTTAGACCATGGTCCAGGAGGAGTATCTCCATGCCATTTAGGTTTGCGATTTCCCTGGAAAGACTCAGTTCCTTGGAGTCCAAAAAATTCCGAAAGTGCTCGGGAAAGAGTTTGCCTTCCAATGCTTCTTGGGCAAGAGTTATTGAGACCTCCTCCGGATTTTTAAGTTCTCTTCCAATGGCTTCTGTTCCTGCGTCTAAAATGTCCAGGATATGCCTCGAATCGGCAAGCGCAGTTTCATAATATGCCTGGGCGAATCCATACATATCGGACAGAACATAATTCAGGCCTGTCGAATGGTGGGGGTTTAGCAGAATACTTCCCTTTGGCTGCAGCTTTTCAGCCTCTCCAAGGATACCCCGCTCAGCACAGGTGTGGTGGTAATTTTTGTAAAATCCTTCTGGGTCGCCTGCGCGAGCAGGATTTTCCCAGAAGCCGGTAACGTCAAAGTAGGTTTCTGAATTCCTGCCTGTGACTTTTTCCCACGTTCTGGATGGCTCTCGCATATTAACTATTTAGCGGTGTTTAAATAGACGAGTTGTATATCGCCTGCTGCCTGCAGAAGGCAGTTCTGTTGGGTAGCCATCCCTTCTTCTCAGAAAGGGAGGCATCTGGTAGGGGTCTGCTGGGTCCATCCTTTCGTTTTCATGAGTGACTGCTTGCCTGATATAGCCGGGAACCTTTCGGGCGTTTGCTGCTGCTGCGTAAAGCGCCATTCCAAAAATGGTACTGGCCAAAGCATCTCCCGCCCTAAAGCTATACTCTATGTGTGGCATGTCCATAAGGTCTAATGTTAAATAGCTTTAACTGGTTGCTGTGGTTGGTTGTAGGGGGTGAGAATCAATAATCTCCTGGGAAATGTTCCTCACGAGTTTTGCGCGGGAATCTTTTTCATCCATTAAACCACGAAAAACAGAGTCGTTGAGTGCCAGTATGACTGGCTTAAGATTTCTGCTCCTGGCTGGAGGAAGCATTTTGCCATCAATTTTTCCCTTGCCCTCGGCCACTTCCCTAAGCATGGGCGCGATAAAGCCACGATATCCGTCTGCGCCAAAAAGCTCCAGAGCAGTGCCTGCGGCTTTTGGCATCTTTTCCATATCATTCAGGAGTTCGGAGCAAGCGAGCTGGAGTTGGCATCCAAAGAGGGGATTATAATAAGGAATGCCATAAAGAGCGCCTTTAACAATCTTTCCAAGGTCGCTTATGGATGGGGCAGAGAAACCCCCTGAAGAGTAGCCCAGATAAATCTGCCGGGCACTATCAACCCCCGTACAATATTTTGTTGCATCGAGCCCCAAAAGCTTTTCAAAAAGCGCAACTGCTTCTTCGTCTACCTTCCTTGGAATATCTGCCAAGGGATAATCGGGTCTTACCAAATCAATCCTTGCCTGTCCGCTACACGAATTTTGGTATTCTTGAGCAAGGCCTGGATAGGGCTCGCAGTAAGTCGGGTAAATGCAACTTCGATTCCCACACGCAATAGATTCGGCAACCATAATCTAAGATTTCTTTAAATATTTGACAATATAACTACTTTTGAGTTTAAATGTTGTATTTTCAGCCGTGGTGGGGAGCTATAAGTTAAAGGATTTTGCTGCTCCAATAGTTGACCTCAAGTTGTTAAGTGGAGCATAAAGGTCATCTTTGCTTAGCATCAATGCTTGTAGAGTATTCCGGATTTCCCCGTCAATGGTAGGATTGACTTCTAATTTCCCCAATACCCTAACGTGTTTTCCTCCAGCTATGCCGTCAAGCGAGGGCATTACCAAAGGATAAGCAGGATTTGTCCTGAAACTCCCGATGGCCCTAACAGAAATATCGGGTCCTGCACCATTCATCTGAATAAGAACCTCCTTGCACGCCTTCCCATATTCCGTTCTAAAGCCTGGAGGGCGGAGTTGTAAGGAGTATAAGCTTAGTCTCAGGGTATTTTCAAGCCCAGTCTGTTTGCAGAATCAGCAAGGTGATGACTTGCCGTATCAAAACCTAAATCGTATCTTGCTGCGCCTAGAGCAGAGAGTGTCTCCAATATACTTGCTTCTTTCCTATCGACATTTCGTGCTATTGGCATCACCGAATAGGATTCCTCTGGAAGATCGAGTTTGTAGCTCGTCCCACATTCTTTCTCCCTTAAAGAGAGGTATTTTGAAACAAGGTCTTCATAGGGAATAAAATCTCGCCCGTCCAAACTTTCCAATGCCAAATCAGATTCTGTCATAAATGAAAACAAATTTATTTATATTCACTACTCTTCAATCCTTGGAGCAAGGATAAACCCCAGCCGAATTTTGTCTTTAATCGAAAACTCCATGTGAAGCGGGAAGTCCTTGCTGAACTCGAGCTTTACCGTGTCCGAAAGCTTGATTGCCTTTAGCATCTTGCTGAAGTACTCTATTGAATACCTTGCAACAATCTCTTCTTCGCTGTTTATAGTGTAAAGCTGAGGGTTTCCTGCATCAATCTTTATCTGCGTGTAGCTTGAGTCCCCATCAGACCTTATCACAAATGACTCCTTGTTCAGTCTTAACACCGCCGAGTCTGAAATTAGCGCGCCGT harbors:
- a CDS encoding DJ-1/PfpI family protein; translated protein: MQKGLFGRLFRKKSASATQEEAPAPSKGKKALMVIAPINFRDEECFETKEELENAGIEVTIASTVPGNKIGMLGGTAKADIALDDAKIEDYDALIFVGGSGAQIYFHDENAQKMVQAAYDSGKVIAAICIAPVLFAKTGIMDGKKATVWEDESNLAVLKDSRAMYTGKPVEVDRKIVTANGPKAAREFGKAIAALL
- a CDS encoding 50S ribosomal protein L16 → MAKLRPARCYRVKKRSWTRQSKKRPKKGYVRGVPALKLKRFRTGQRLTYDHVFRIVSDSDIQVRDAALESARIAMSNYLQKNIKQEFYLVLRKYPFQVLREHKQAAVAGADRFFSGMRRAFGKPCGSAVMLKPGEVLFELRTNKKNGTVVKEAFRRAKAKMPGEYSLVAEELTLEMVKD
- a CDS encoding class I SAM-dependent methyltransferase translates to MVKTISETPAEQDLSVGFFMSEGYLERASYLYAPDYVHAREMILPGNMVLDAGCGAGTGLPILSWAAGKEGRVIGVDPCPKFIEVARNQVGEIGLNNVELYVADARDLGEEKSGKYDAITCCNVLYALPREEADRMLLELNRVCKPGGQIFVSALGTGFRDYLLTNPKFGPKGVTQEKLDYLLAQTSFYTESEIDAALKTAGFEIDKRDTIELSAAYPGLAQGMFLCGEVPAYRHEVFARKL
- a CDS encoding MgtC/SapB family protein — its product is METLVVLWRFILTFLLSFAFGLERQTSHKPIGFGTFTFVAAGSCGLAILSTLVPSDNPFTLLGAIITGIGFLGAGAMVKAGDRITGATTAAGIWIMAIFGMFMGLGYYTLALLAYTFVWTVVFYDRFLESRGIGNYRSRIVLTSSRLLNEKEVEDAIGARIYRLDEIGLDSKGKCFVQSYFVEGRKSTLRRIPEKIKGKEWLVSAKLEVYGR
- the metG gene encoding methionine--tRNA ligase subunit beta, with amino-acid sequence MKEIIKFPDFEKLDIRIGKILTAEKVEGADKLLKLEVDFASEKRQIVAGLAPYFKPEELVGKECPFLVNLEPRKLRGLESEGMILVAGMQSPTLLTPEKEVEVGAVVG
- a CDS encoding methyltransferase domain-containing protein — encoded protein: MEPDFFEKKAMRGPQVILKKDAGMIAAYSGASPGWKVLDAGSGSGFLAIFLGNIVQPGKVTTYEIKEDFFNLASKNIKRSGLENIEIINKDIAKARVKGEFDLITLDLRKPARLVKKLDKVLKPGGVFVVYSPNIEQIKDAHEEFTKLGYRITVIDCEVREWKVGISTHPIHTGLIHTGFLLFGYK
- a CDS encoding NUDIX domain-containing protein, which produces MVDSEFVDVVNEKDEVIGKIPWREADKPSKERITRAAVVLVFNPKGELFLQKRSRNKIHYPLHWTDSVSGWVDSGETYLEAALREMEEEIGLKREPEDLELLFKIMVETGKREFVCVYRLVTYDPLKLNRAEIEEGRFFKIGEIQQMIDAGEKISPFFLEIFKKCLQKQI
- a CDS encoding protein translocase subunit SecF; this encodes MDRRLIILTLALLVIALAFLVNKQMTTGFFLDKGVELRGGNLITVTFEDASFSQVAQIADNLRKENVVAYPVTTAIGTQLSIEAAEADLDPLIETVNNTATIRDYDVSRIDPKISASVITEIIKGLVFAFLAMAAIIFLLFRNPIPSIAVVLAAFSDLVITCFIMNLAGIQMNMATFTALLMLLGYSVDTDILLTTRTLKERGNFSQNYKSALKTGLTMTAVSTVALSTVIFVAGASSIFGQLAIVIIIGLLVDIPNTWIQNAVILDWYKDRFHR
- a CDS encoding 3'-5' exonuclease yields the protein MYLFVDTETTGLCRFGHWPHMVQIAWLIYDEDGEEVAFQSHIIKPNGFKIPKAAEAIHGISTERALKEGIPLREALRKFSHISERQKIIIGHNLCFDLGVIRAECRRLNIPSNLPGSEVCTMKAKPIVNYCKLPKENGKGYKWPKLCELHKHLFGHVFEEAHDALVDAEACARCFFRLKELGVMAP